Genomic window (Streptomyces cadmiisoli):
GCCGCTGGAGTGCGAGTTCTTCGCACTGCGTGGTGTCGCGCTGCTCACCGAGACGATCGAGAAGGTCCAGGAGCGGCTCAACCCGGAGCTGGAGCTCGACGGCATCCTCGCCACGATGTACGACTCGCGCACGGTGCACAGCCGCGAGGTGCTGGCGCGCGTCGTCGAGGCGTTCGACGACCACGTCTACCACACGGTCATCGGGCGCACGGTCCGCTTCCCGGAGACCACGGTCGCCGGCGAGCCGATCACCACGTACGCGTCCAACTCCGTCGGCGCCGCCGCCTATCGCCAGCTCGCCAGGGAGGTGCTCGCCCGGTGTCACGCCGAGTGAGTCTGCCGGGGGCCGACGAACTGTTCCGTACGACAGGGGGAATGGCGCTCCAGGCATCCACTCCCCGGCGCCAGGCCAACGGCGAGCCCCGGGTGCCGCCGCCCGCGGGCGAGGGCGACGCGGCGGCAGCGGCGGCCGAGGACGCGCCGCAGTCGGTGCCCGTGCAGGGCGGTGACGGCGACGGCGACGAACATGTCGCGGCGGAGGCGGAACCGATCGACGCGGGGGAGTCCCGCAGCCGGGGCACGGCCCCGGAGCGCTCCACGCGGCGCCAGGCGGCCCAGGAGGGCTCGGGCGGGGCCGCACCCCGCAAGCAGCGCGGGCGGGCGGCCGCACGGCGCCCCAGCGGACGTGAGCGGCACGACGAGAAGATCACGGTGTACGTGTCCGCCGAGGAGCTCATGGATCTGGAGCACGCCCGGCTCGTGCTCCGCGGTGAGCACGGACTGGCCGTCGACCGCGGACGGATCGTCCGGGAGGCGGTCGCCGTGGTGCTCGCGGATCTGGAGAGCCGGGGAGACGCCAGCATCCTCGTACGACGGCTCCGTGGACGGTAGCGGTAGCCTGCGAGGGCTATGACCTCGAACGACGCTTCCGCCACCGGCTCCGGCGCCGGACGCCGGCGTGTGCTGGGCAGGGGCCCAGGGGCTCCGGCTCCGGCCGTCGAGGCCCCGGTCGCCTCGCCGCTGCCGCCCGAACCGGTCACGGCCGTGGCACCGCACGGGGCGGAACCAGAGGTCCCTGCGGCAGAACCAGCGGCCCGCGCGATCCATGCGGTCCCCGAAGCGGAACCTGCCGTCCCCGCGGTCCCCGTGGCGCAAGCCGCGGTCGCCGTCGCTCCGCGGCCCGAGGCCCCCGTACCGCGAACCGCCGCCGATGCCGCCGAGGCCGCAGAAGCCGCGGAAGCCGACGAGGGCGATTCCGGAGTCTTCAAGGTGCGGCTCTCCAACTTCGAGGGCCCCTTCGATCTGCTCCTCCAGCTGATCTCCAAGCACAAGCTGGACGTCACCGAGGTCGCGCTGTCCAAGGTCACCGACGAGTTCATGGCCCACATCCGTGCCATAGGGCCGGACTGGGACCTGGACGAGACGACCGAGTTCCTGGTCGTCGCCGCGACGCTGCTCGACCTGAAGGCGGCCCGGCTGCTGCCCGCCGCCGAGGTGGAGGACGAGGCCGACCTGGCGTTGCTGGAGGCACGCGACCTGCTGTTCGCCCGGCTGTTGCAGTACCGCGCGTACAAGCAGATCGCCGACATCTTCAACCACCGCCTCGACGAGGAGGCCCGGCGCCACCCCCGTACCGTCGGCCTCGAACCCCACCACGCCGAGCTGCTGCCCGAGGTGGTCATCAGCATCGGCCCCGAGGGGTTCGCCCGGCTCGCCGTCAAGGCGATGCAGCCCAAGCCCAAGCCGCAGGTGTACGTCGACCACATCCACGCGCCGCTGGTGAGCGTGCAGGAGCAGGCCGGGATCGTGGTCGCGCGGCTGCGGGAGCTGGGCGAGGCGAGCTTCCGGGCACTGATCGAGGACACCCCCGACACGCTCACCGTCGTGGCGCGCTTCCTGGCGCTGCTGGAGCTGTACCGGGAGAAGGCCGTGGCGCTGGAGCAGGAGGCCGCCCTCGGTGAGCTGCTGGTGCGCTGGACCGGCGGGGAAGAGGACGCGGCGCTCCGCGTGACCGACGAGTTCGACCGCCCGCCGGAGAAGCCCGAGGAAGCCAAGGAGGAGAAGGAGTGAGCGAGGAGAGCGTTCTCGAGGAGGTCTCTCGGCCGCCGGCCGCGCCGCGGAGCGTCGCCGACCTCGATCTGAGGCCCGCCCTGGAGGCGGTGCTGATGGTCGTGGACGAGCCCGCGACCGAGGAGCACCTCGCGAAGATCCTCCAGCGGCCCAGGCGGCAGGTCGCGAACGCGCTGCGCGAACTCGCCGACGAGTACACCGCGCAGCGGCGCGGCTTCGAACTGCGCCTGATCGCGGGCGGCTGGCGTTTCTACACCCGGCCCGAGTACGCCGCGGCGGTGGAGGGCTTCGTCCTGGACGGCCAGCAGGCCCGGCTGACCCAGGCCGCCCTGGAGACGCTGGCGGTGGTCGCCTACCGCCAGCCGGTCAGCCGGAGCAGGGTGTCTGCCGTGCGCGGAGTCAACTGCGACGGCGTGATGCGCACCCTCCTCCAACGCGGTCTCGTCCAGGAGGCGGGCGCGGAACCCGAAACAGGTGCGATCCTGTACACGACGACGAACTACTTCCTGGAGCGGATGGGCCTGCGCGGCCTGGACGAGCTCCCGGAGCTCGCGCCCTTCCTCCCGGAGGCCGAGGCGATCGAGGCCGAGACACAGGAAGGCGTTCCGTCGTTCGATCCGGACGCTCCGGATTCCGAGGACGCAGACGACAAGACGGAACTTTGATGCGAAGCAGCGGTAGCGGCAACAGCGGCGGGCGCGGTAACCACCGCGGAGCCGGGAACAACAGGGACCAGAAGCAGGGGCAGGGCCGCCCCCGCAAGCCCCGACCCGAGGAGCGCCGCTACGACGTGGGCCCCGGCGCCACCAAGGACGGCCCGAAGTCGGGGCGCGGTGCGAGTGCGCGGGGCGGTGCCAAGGGCGGCCCCAAGCAGGGCCGGCAGGACGGCGGCCGCACGGCTCCGGCGCGTTCGCGTGAGTACGACGCGCGGACCGAGGAGCGCAACCGGGACCGGTACGCGGAGAAGAAGGACGTGAAGCTGCCCAAGACCTTCCCCGGTGCGGAGCTGGAGGGCGAGCGGCTCCAGAAGGTGCTCGCGCGCGCGGGGTACGGCTCCCGGCGCGCCTGCGAGGAACTGATCGAGCAGGCGCGCGTCGAGGTCAACGGCGAGATCGTCCTGGAGCAGGGCCGGCGCGTCGACCCCGAGAAGGACGAGGTCAAGGTCGACGGTCTGACCGTCGCCACGCAGTCGTACCAGTTCTTCTCGCTGAACAAGCCCGCCGGTGTGGTGTCGACGATGGAGGACCCGGAGGGCCGTCAGTGCCTCGGCGACTACGTCACCAACCGTGAGACGCGGCTGTTCCACGTCGGCCGGCTCGACACCGAGACCGAGGGCGTCATCCTGCTCACGAACCACGGCGAGCTGGCCCACCGTCTGACCCACCCCAGGTACGGCGTCAAGAAGACCTACCTCGCGCACATCGTCGGCCCGATCCCGCGGGACCTGGGCAAGCG
Coding sequences:
- a CDS encoding pseudouridine synthase, producing MRSSGSGNSGGRGNHRGAGNNRDQKQGQGRPRKPRPEERRYDVGPGATKDGPKSGRGASARGGAKGGPKQGRQDGGRTAPARSREYDARTEERNRDRYAEKKDVKLPKTFPGAELEGERLQKVLARAGYGSRRACEELIEQARVEVNGEIVLEQGRRVDPEKDEVKVDGLTVATQSYQFFSLNKPAGVVSTMEDPEGRQCLGDYVTNRETRLFHVGRLDTETEGVILLTNHGELAHRLTHPRYGVKKTYLAHIVGPIPRDLGKRLKDGIQLEDGYARADHFRVVEQTGKNYLVEVTLHEGRKHIVRRMLAEAGFPVDKLVRTAFGPITLGDQKSGWLRRLSNTEVGMLMQEVDL
- the scpB gene encoding SMC-Scp complex subunit ScpB: MVVDEPATEEHLAKILQRPRRQVANALRELADEYTAQRRGFELRLIAGGWRFYTRPEYAAAVEGFVLDGQQARLTQAALETLAVVAYRQPVSRSRVSAVRGVNCDGVMRTLLQRGLVQEAGAEPETGAILYTTTNYFLERMGLRGLDELPELAPFLPEAEAIEAETQEGVPSFDPDAPDSEDADDKTEL
- a CDS encoding segregation and condensation protein A, which encodes MTSNDASATGSGAGRRRVLGRGPGAPAPAVEAPVASPLPPEPVTAVAPHGAEPEVPAAEPAARAIHAVPEAEPAVPAVPVAQAAVAVAPRPEAPVPRTAADAAEAAEAAEADEGDSGVFKVRLSNFEGPFDLLLQLISKHKLDVTEVALSKVTDEFMAHIRAIGPDWDLDETTEFLVVAATLLDLKAARLLPAAEVEDEADLALLEARDLLFARLLQYRAYKQIADIFNHRLDEEARRHPRTVGLEPHHAELLPEVVISIGPEGFARLAVKAMQPKPKPQVYVDHIHAPLVSVQEQAGIVVARLRELGEASFRALIEDTPDTLTVVARFLALLELYREKAVALEQEAALGELLVRWTGGEEDAALRVTDEFDRPPEKPEEAKEEKE